From one Pecten maximus chromosome 8, xPecMax1.1, whole genome shotgun sequence genomic stretch:
- the LOC117333292 gene encoding 39S ribosomal protein L16, mitochondrial-like: MFSIVKHVGSKCHKCHKEITGIIQITQVAAFKDLILPETKEIDLPENPKSRRLFIMDKTPQFVQGTQQVGAFKIRRLPKDLSLIRGPELVHNKLQYGHIGIQTVNGGYLYYKHLNNIRITLNRVIDDQKMFATWRIEYPWRPVTQKPANTRMGAGKGSIKDFACPVKANRILFEIGGDIELPKIRRMLKHLSAQTPMKSRVVTKEMLEKEAAQEEKLKRTNINPFSFEECARKNYLGIKKEMSPYDFLWHGKYK; this comes from the exons ATGTTTTCCATCGTCAAACATGTGGGCAGTAAATGTCATAAGTGTCACAAAG AAATTACTGGTATCATCCAAATAACTCAAGTAGCAGCTTTTAAAGATCTCATACTACCTGAGACAAAAG AAATTGATTTACCAGAAAATCCTAAATCTCGTCGCTTGTTTATCATGGACAAGACCCCACAGTTTGTTCAAGGAACTCAACAAGTTGGTGCTTTTAAAATCAGACGGTTGCCCAAGGATTTGTCATTAATACGAGGTCCAGAACTTGTACATAACAAGCTACAGTATGGACATATAGGAATACAG ACTGTGAATGGAGGTTACCTTTATTACAAACACCTGAATAACATTCGTATCACACTGAATCGTGTTATTGATGATCAAAAGATGTTTGCAACATGGAGGATAGAATATCCATGGCGACCAGTTACCCAGAAGCCAGCAAATACACGTATGGGAGCTGGTAAGGGCAGCATCAAAGACTTTGCTTGTCCTGTCAAGGCAAATAGAATATTGTTTGAGATAGGTGGTGATATTGAACTACCAAAAATCCGACGCATGCTCAAACATCTATCTGCACAAACACCAATGAAGTCGCGTGTTGTAACTAAAGAAATGCTGGAGAAGGAGGCAGCCCAGGAAGAGAAACTGAAAAGAACTAATATTAATCCTTTCAGTTTTGAAGAATGTGCGCGAAAAAACTATTTGGGTATAAAGAAGGAGATGAGTCCATATGATTTCCTTTGGCATGGGAAGTATAAATAG
- the LOC117333293 gene encoding RPA-interacting protein A-like, with product MSSPAQKVTRNHREMYKAKTPPWKEKYRQRCLDRLRQSREKLQAKFRKLGDMDSNKMEDDTFISDLMKEELQGLKESLKHPGSQATEVDDFDIGDLTTDIDNVLTLFEDIQAELKMEELKLIEEFERYESSLKEEEAILCSAIEELCTDEVICPVCQKSPLMINKSVIFCQCGVRVNTEEDCLTLVHVKHLLDEGMTGHTAVCDGQAIFAVVQDLGTQNLLMSCKHCDWMSIVI from the exons ATGTCTAGTCCAGCTCAAAAGGTTACCAGGAACCATCGTGAAATGTACAAAGCTAAAACACCTCCATGGAAAGAAAAGTACCGACAG AGGTGCCTGGACAGATTGAGACAAAGCAGAGAAAAACTGCAGGCCAAATTCAGAAAACTAGGAGATATGGACTCCAATAAGATGGAAGACGACACATTTATCAGTGACTTGATGAAAGAGGAGCTACAGGGTCTGAAGGAGTCGTTGAAGCACCCTGGATCTCAAGCAACTGAG GTTGATGACTTTGATATTGGTGATCTCACAACAGACATTGATAATGTGCTGACTTTGTTTGAAGACATACAAGCAGAACTCAAAATGGAAG AGCTGAAGTTAATAGAAGAATTTGAAAGGTATGAATCAAGTTTGAAAGAGGAGGAAGCTATATTGTGTAGTGCCATTGAAGAGCTATGTACAGACGAAGTCATTTGTCCCGTTTGTCAGAA AAGTCCTTTGATGATCAACAAATCTGTGATATTCTGTCAGTGTGGCGTGAGAGTAAATACTGAG GAGGACTGTTTGACATTGGTACATGTGAAACATCTATTGGATGAAGGTATGACTGGTCACACAGCTGTGTGTGATGGCCAAGCAATCTTTGCTGTTGTACAGGATCTTGGAACTCAGAACCTCCTCATGTCATGCAAG CACTGTGATTGGATGTCCATTGTGATATAA